The following proteins are encoded in a genomic region of Gopherus flavomarginatus isolate rGopFla2 chromosome 14, rGopFla2.mat.asm, whole genome shotgun sequence:
- the LOC127034178 gene encoding ferritin heavy chain A, translated as MESQVRQNFHADCEAAVNRMVNMELYASYVYLSMSYYFDRDDVALRHVAKFLNEQSHEERKHAEKFLTYQNKRGGRVVLQDIQKPEQNEWGNSLEALQCALQLEKTINQALLDLHKLATEKNDPHLCDFLESNYLEEQVKAIKQLGDHVTNLKRLGVPQNGMGEYLFDKHTLGESS; from the exons ATGGAGTCCCAGGTGCGTCAGAACTTCCATGCTGACTGTGAGGCTGCTGTGAACCGCATGGTGAATATGGAGCTGTATGCTAGTTATGTCTACCTGTCTATG TCCTACTACTTTGATCGTGATGATGTAGCCCTCAGACATGTAGCAAAGTTCCTCAATGAGCAGTCCCATGAGGAGAGGAAGCATGCAGAGAAGTTCCTGACCTACCAGAACAAGCGAGGGGGGCGTGTTGTCCTGCAGGATATCCAG AAACCAGAGCAGAATGAGTGGGGAAACAGCCTGGAGGCCCTGCAATGTGCCCTGCAGCTGGAGAAGACTATAAACCAGGCTCTTCTGGACCTGCACAAGCTGGCTACTGAGAAGAATGACCCCCAT CTCTGTGACTTCCTGGAGTCTAACTACCTAGAGGAGCAGGTGAAGGCCATCAAGCAGCTGGGAGACCATGTCACCAACCTGAAGCGCCTGGGAGTGCCCCAGAATGGCATGGGAGAGTACCTGTTTGACAAGCACACCCTGGGGGAGAGCAGCTGA
- the LOC127034170 gene encoding ferritin heavy chain A-like, producing the protein MESQVRQNFHAECDAAVNSMINLELYASYVYLSMSYYFDRDDVALRHMAQFLKEQSHEEREHAAKFLKYQNKRGGHIVLQAIKKPERDEWGNSLEALQCALQLEKTLNQALLDLHKLAMEKNDPHLCDFLESEYLEEQVKAIKQLGDHVTNLKRLGVPQNGMGEYLFDKLTLGESC; encoded by the exons ATGGAATCCCAGGTGCGCCAGAACTTCCATGCTGAATGTGATGCTGCTGTGAACAGCATGATAAACTTGGAGCTGTATGCCAGCTATGTCTACTTGTCTATG TCCTACTACTTCGACCGTGATGATGTGGCCCTCAGACACATGGCCCAGTTTCTGAAGGAGCAGTCCCATGAGGAACGGGAGCATGCAGCGAAGTTTCTGAAATACCAGAACAAGCGAGGGGGACACATTGTCCTGCAGGCCATCAAG AAGCCAGAGCGGGATGAATGGGGGAACAGCCTGGAGGCCCTGCAGTGTGCCCTGCAGCTGGAGAAGACTCTGAACCAGGCACTGCTGGACCTACACAAGTTGGCTATGGAGAAGAATGATCCCCAT TTATGTGACTTCTTGGAGTCTGAGTATCTGGAGGAGCAGGTGAAGGCCATCAAGCAGCTGGGAGACCATGTCACCAACCTGAAGCGGCTGGGAGTACCCCAGAACGGCATGGGAGAGTACCTGTTCGACAAGCTCACCCTGGGGGAGAGCTGCTGA